In the Leptolyngbya sp. SIO1E4 genome, one interval contains:
- a CDS encoding Cof-type HAD-IIB family hydrolase, with amino-acid sequence MTDIRLLVLDIDGTIAGRSNQVTAGVKQAVAAAQAKGIQVAIATGRMYRAAVRFHTAVGSSLPLLSYQGALIKDPASGKVYRHTPLSRNHTLALLKTLAALEAQQKLSIHLYIDDQLHVRSILAETQDYAERSGVDPIAVGDLTSFLHRQLTIETTKLLALSPDPAIVTDILMRLQQAYSPQELYLTQSVDTFFEATHPLSNKGAAVKFLAEELLGLASTQVMTIGDNFNDLEMLRYAQIGVAMGDAPSGVKAIADWVAPSVEDDGVVAAIDRFVLS; translated from the coding sequence ATGACCGACATACGTTTACTCGTGCTAGATATCGACGGCACGATCGCGGGGCGCTCTAATCAGGTGACGGCAGGGGTTAAGCAGGCGGTCGCAGCTGCACAGGCAAAGGGCATTCAAGTGGCGATCGCCACCGGGCGCATGTATCGAGCAGCAGTACGCTTTCACACGGCAGTCGGCTCAAGTCTGCCGCTGCTGTCTTATCAGGGGGCTTTAATTAAAGACCCAGCGTCTGGTAAGGTCTATCGCCACACTCCATTATCTCGGAACCATACCTTAGCCTTACTCAAAACCCTGGCAGCCTTAGAAGCCCAGCAAAAACTATCTATCCATCTCTACATTGACGACCAGCTTCATGTGCGGTCAATTCTGGCAGAAACTCAGGATTATGCAGAAAGATCAGGGGTTGACCCGATTGCCGTGGGCGATCTGACCTCGTTTTTACACCGCCAATTAACGATAGAAACGACCAAACTGTTGGCTCTCAGCCCAGACCCCGCCATCGTGACCGATATTCTCATGCGCCTCCAGCAGGCCTACTCTCCTCAAGAGCTATATCTCACCCAGTCTGTTGACACCTTTTTTGAGGCAACCCATCCCTTATCGAATAAGGGGGCTGCGGTGAAATTTTTGGCCGAAGAGCTGTTAGGGCTGGCGTCAACTCAGGTGATGACCATTGGTGATAACTTCAACGATCTGGAAATGCTGCGCTATGCCCAAATCGGAGTGGCGATGGGAGATGCCCCCTCAGGGGTGAAGGCGATCGCGGATTGGGTTGCTCCTAGCGTTGAGGATGATGGCGTGGTTGCAGCCATCGATCGCTTTGTATTGTCCTGA
- a CDS encoding FAD-dependent oxidoreductase yields the protein MDKPVILTIDDDPAVLQAIARDLRKQYGDRFRIVRADSGATALEALQQLKLRGNTVALFLADQRMPEMSGVEFLEQASELFPAAKRALLTAYADTNAAIDSINKAQLDYYLLKPWDPPEEKLYPVLDDLIHDWQATFKPEFQGVKVISDRWSPDSHALRDFLARNQVPYRWLDIERNAEAQQLVTYAGEKDNPCLPLVLLPNGEKLVKPNTATLAQQVGMQTEAANPFYDLVIIGGGPAGLAAAVYGASEGLHTVMIEREAPGGQAGTSSRIENYLGFPVGLSGSDLARRAVTQAKRFGVEILTPQEATAIRTEDTYHTITLSDGSEISCHAVILAMGVAWRRLTVPGIEQFTGAGVYYGAAQTEAAACQDEDVYVVGGANSAGQAAMYFSKYARRVRILVRGESLTKSMSQYLIDQIESTDNIEVLPFHSVVEAKGGDRLEKILVKDSQTGETKHFETNSLFIFIGATPSTRWLDEVVQRDERGFIYTGPDIPLKTAWPLERDRFLLETTVPGIFAVGDVRHGSVKRVASGVGEGSICVQFVHRHLAQV from the coding sequence ATGGATAAACCGGTCATTCTGACGATTGATGACGATCCAGCTGTGCTTCAGGCCATTGCCCGAGATCTTCGCAAACAGTATGGCGATCGCTTCCGCATTGTCCGCGCTGATTCTGGGGCCACGGCCTTAGAGGCTTTACAGCAACTCAAGCTACGGGGCAATACGGTGGCATTGTTTTTAGCCGACCAGCGCATGCCCGAAATGAGCGGGGTAGAGTTTTTGGAGCAGGCCAGCGAACTGTTTCCAGCGGCGAAGCGGGCGCTGTTGACGGCCTATGCTGACACCAATGCAGCCATTGATTCTATCAATAAGGCCCAGCTAGACTACTACCTGCTGAAGCCCTGGGATCCCCCTGAAGAAAAGCTTTATCCAGTACTGGATGATTTGATCCATGACTGGCAAGCCACCTTCAAACCTGAATTTCAAGGGGTCAAGGTGATTAGCGATCGCTGGTCCCCCGACTCCCATGCCCTGCGGGATTTCTTGGCGCGCAATCAGGTGCCCTACCGCTGGCTCGATATTGAGCGTAACGCTGAGGCTCAGCAACTAGTTACCTATGCCGGAGAAAAGGACAATCCTTGTTTACCCCTCGTACTGCTGCCCAACGGCGAGAAACTGGTAAAGCCCAACACTGCGACCTTAGCTCAGCAAGTGGGCATGCAAACCGAGGCGGCTAACCCCTTTTACGATTTGGTCATTATTGGTGGGGGGCCAGCAGGGTTAGCCGCAGCCGTATATGGCGCATCAGAAGGCTTGCACACAGTAATGATTGAACGGGAAGCACCGGGGGGGCAGGCTGGCACCAGCTCTCGGATTGAAAACTACTTAGGGTTCCCAGTGGGGCTTAGCGGCAGCGACCTGGCCCGCCGCGCAGTCACCCAAGCCAAGCGCTTTGGGGTGGAGATTCTTACCCCTCAAGAGGCCACAGCAATTCGAACCGAAGATACTTACCACACAATCACCCTGTCAGACGGCAGCGAAATCAGTTGTCACGCTGTGATTTTGGCGATGGGGGTCGCGTGGCGCAGGCTCACGGTGCCTGGCATTGAGCAGTTTACCGGAGCTGGCGTGTACTACGGGGCGGCCCAAACTGAAGCCGCGGCCTGTCAGGATGAGGATGTTTATGTGGTGGGCGGGGCCAACTCAGCCGGTCAGGCAGCCATGTATTTTTCCAAATACGCCCGTAGGGTACGCATTCTAGTGCGGGGTGAGTCGCTCACCAAGAGCATGTCCCAGTATTTGATTGACCAAATTGAGAGCACGGACAATATCGAAGTGTTGCCCTTCCACAGCGTGGTAGAAGCCAAAGGGGGTGACCGCCTCGAGAAGATTCTGGTTAAAGACAGTCAAACTGGGGAAACCAAACACTTTGAAACGAACTCTTTGTTTATTTTTATTGGGGCTACCCCGAGCACTCGTTGGCTCGATGAGGTGGTGCAGCGGGATGAGCGGGGCTTTATTTACACCGGTCCGGATATTCCCCTGAAAACGGCTTGGCCCCTGGAGCGCGATCGCTTTTTGTTAGAAACCACGGTGCCGGGCATTTTTGCAGTGGGCGACGTGCGCCATGGGTCAGTGAAGCGAGTTGCCTCCGGCGTGGGTGAAGGCTCTATTTGCGTACAGTTTGTCCACCGCCATCTCGCCCAGGTGTAG
- a CDS encoding helix-turn-helix transcriptional regulator — protein sequence MHQSLTIDFTREDEVEKLFPSKPLLSSRDASLNGIHLEYYQHTANEVPEHAPKQHLILINTQVSDLAQYEQTLDDRWQWDPLREGHVVVVPAEVRNRACWHTEHGYILLSLDPTIFMLRAVEWINSDKFDLIPHFASPDPLLHELGLALKKETESGNLNGQFYFDSLTAALMAHLLSHYTAQKGQLYQNAGSLSRQKIRQVIDYIHDHLSQDLSLAELAKIVHVSPNYFATLFKETTGVPPHRYIIQCKIDRAKKLLRDREKSLSEIAHDLGFSHQSHLTYHFKRLVGVTPKTFQRKQ from the coding sequence ATGCATCAATCCTTGACAATTGACTTTACTCGGGAAGATGAAGTGGAGAAACTTTTTCCTAGTAAACCTTTATTATCTAGCCGTGATGCTAGCTTGAACGGGATTCATCTTGAATATTATCAACATACTGCTAATGAAGTTCCTGAGCATGCTCCCAAACAGCATCTTATTCTTATTAATACCCAGGTTTCAGACTTAGCCCAATATGAACAAACTTTAGACGATCGCTGGCAGTGGGATCCTCTCAGAGAAGGTCATGTTGTTGTTGTCCCGGCAGAGGTTCGGAATCGAGCCTGCTGGCATACTGAGCATGGCTATATTCTCCTCAGTCTTGATCCAACGATATTTATGCTTCGTGCCGTTGAATGGATAAATTCCGATAAATTTGATCTTATTCCTCACTTTGCCAGCCCCGATCCGCTCCTGCACGAGCTTGGGCTGGCCCTTAAAAAAGAAACCGAATCAGGAAACCTAAACGGACAATTTTACTTTGACTCACTCACAGCAGCATTGATGGCACATCTTCTTAGTCACTACACGGCCCAAAAGGGTCAGCTTTATCAGAATGCTGGCAGTTTATCAAGACAGAAAATCCGACAGGTGATTGACTATATTCATGACCACCTGAGTCAAGATCTCTCACTGGCTGAACTGGCTAAAATTGTACATGTCAGCCCCAACTATTTCGCTACCTTGTTTAAGGAGACAACTGGAGTTCCACCCCATCGATATATTATTCAATGCAAAATTGATCGAGCTAAGAAACTGCTACGAGATCGTGAAAAGTCTCTTTCAGAGATTGCCCATGATCTTGGATTTTCCCATCAAAGCCATTTGACCTATCACTTCAAACGATTGGTCGGGGTGACTCCTAAAACTTTTCAAAGAAAACAGTAA